In Euphorbia lathyris chromosome 10, ddEupLath1.1, whole genome shotgun sequence, a single genomic region encodes these proteins:
- the LOC136209156 gene encoding B3 domain-containing protein At2g36080-like → MSINPFSPDLPEPPPPPHWWSPHQQSQPLHTESSSNTPKHPSDSDQFKKQHMFEKPLTPSDVGKLNRLVIPKQHAEKYFPLSGDSVDKGLLLSFEDELGKCWRFRYSYWNSSQSYVLTKGWSRYVKEKQLDAGDVVSFERHRIDGERLFIGWRRRADNNININNNNSGGGGGGGGMMMVQGNSGGAWSRGLHHPYQHVHGANVTARVPYQPECLHAGSGGAQKQTIPIGNSKRLRLFGVNMECQLDESEPSTPDGSSSVSSQGHIQHQFYSSHSPYYNSSTNSMDINLSRDINQMRNRQG, encoded by the exons ATGTCCATAAACCCCTTCTCCCCCGACCTCCCCGAACCTCCACCACCTCCTCACTGGTGGTCTCCACACCAACAATCTCAACCCCTCCACACCGAATCATCCTCCAACACCCCCAAACACCCCTCCGATTCCGACCAATTCAAAAAACAACACATGTTCGAGAAACCTCTAACGCCATCCGACGTCGGAAAACTAAACCGCCTAGTCATCCCGAAACAACACGCGGAGAAATACTTCCCACTCAGCGGTGACTCGGTTGACAAGGGGTTGTTACTGAGTTTCGAGGACGAGTTAGGTAAGTGTTGGAGGTTCCGATACTCGTATTGGAATAGTAGCCAGAGTTATGTCTTGACTAAAGGTTGGAGTCGCTATGTTAAGGAGAAACAACTTGATGCTGGTGATGTCGTTTCGTTTGAACGACATCGTATTGATGGTGAGAGGCTGTTTATTGGCTGGAGACGAAGAGctgataataatattaatattaataataataacagcggcGGCGGCGGTGGTGGAGGAGGGATGATGATGGTACAGGGTAATAGTGGTGGTGCGTGGAGTAGAGGATTACACCACCCTTATCAACATGTCCATGGGGCTAACGTTACTGCTCGTGTCCCTTATCAACCCGAATGTCTTCATGCag GGTCGGGTGGAGCACAGAAGCAAACGATACCGATAGGGAACTCAAAGAGGCTAAGGTTATTTGGGGTTAATATGGAGTGCCAGCTCGACGAGTCTGAGCCATCGACACCAGATGGTTCGTCTTCCGTGTCAAGCCAGGGTCACATTCAACACCAATTCTACAGTTCTCACTCACCTTATTATAATTCTTCTACAAATAGCATG GATATCAATTTATCACGAGATATCAACCAAATGAGAAATCGCCAAGGATAA